One window of the Vigna radiata var. radiata cultivar VC1973A chromosome 1, Vradiata_ver6, whole genome shotgun sequence genome contains the following:
- the LOC106772249 gene encoding uncharacterized protein LOC106772249 isoform X2 has product MASFTCSPTSLQLRLAFAAPKFPLTPHLRMRNLKMNRVRPLRAERDGAASEWTGSGLNLDGFSGWSDTDAEQQNDKKESYGGVVGVGLAGVLLLSGLTFAALSLGKQTGSRPEQHMKPLTTQQEEVLSSDDHNNETTEQTNVDKVEQGNDKIEGSQSIYDSKNPSVDVDDATKHIFVQEDLRHESAFDNKLVFASKSPVSLESENTVDSFNANGFRDFDSNPAVDTAESTANLKENLFNVDPGDLPNYDGAEPPHLNAVQHDEITSSSGSVTFGFSETYSSSGADNETEIVSVVVSPESNNTISDHKFFNEAVEENILSASEKESLDLNKIPQVSAEGNEPSLEEWSIPGNDVFEESPVLLSANALVDEKVMNDNYEVDEVKSESPNFRSFFSVPGIPAPSVVSANAQVFPGKVLVPAAVDQVQGQALAALQVLKVIEPDVQPSDLCTRREYARWLVSASSTLSRSTVSKVYPAMYIDNVTELAFDDVTPDDPDFSTIQGLAEAGLIESRLSRQDIQLSGDEDDSPFYFSPGSPLSRQDLVSWKMALEKRQLPEADRKTLYQLSGFLDTDKIHPNACPALVADLSAGEHGIIALAFGYTRLFQPDKPVTKAQAAMALATGEASEIVSEELARIEAESIAENAVAAHSALVAQVEKDINASFEQELLLEREKINAVEKMAEQARLELERLRAEREEDNLALTKERAAIDSEMEVFSKLRHEVEDQLQILMNDKVEIAHEKERINKLREQAEVENKEIARLQYELEVERKALSMARAWAEDEAKRVREQAIALEEARDRWERHGIKVVVDDDLRKEASAGVTWLNASEQISVQGTVDRAENLLDKLKLMASDIRGKSRDILDKIIHLVSQFISKLREWASRTGKQAEEFGEASISKVGKSASELQQSAIEVGFGIKEGAKRVAGDCREGVEKITQKFTQKFKT; this is encoded by the exons ATGGCTTCCTTCACGTGCTCCCCCACCTCCCTCCAGCTTCGATTGGCCTTCGCCGCACCCAAATTCCCCCTTACCCCGCACTTGCGAATGCGCAACCTCAAAATGAATCGCGTTCGCCCTCTACGCGCCGAGCGGGACGGTGCCGCCTCGGAGTGGACTGGGTCCGGGCTAAACCTCGACGGCTTCTCCGGCTGGTCCGACACCGACGCCGAGCAACAGAACGACAAGAAGGAGTCCTATGGAG GAGTTGTGGGAGTAGGATTGGCTGGAGTGCTTCTCCTTTCAGGGCTTACCTTTGCTGCCTTATCTCTGGGCAAACAAACCGGTTCCA GACCAGAGCAGCACATGAAGCCCTTGACTACCCAGCAGGAGGAAGTTTTGTCTTCTGATGATCATAATAATGAAACAACAGAACAAACAAATGTTGATAAGGTGGAGCAAGGAAATGATAAAATAGAAG GATCCCAGTCGATATATGATAGTAAAAACCCCTccgttgatgttgatgatgccACTAAACATATATTTGTTCAAGAAGACTTACGGCATGAGTCAGCTTTTGATAACAAGTTAGTTTTTGCCAGTAAAAGCCCAGTCTCACTTGAATCTGAAAATACTGTTGATTCTTTTAATGCTAATGGATTTAGAGATTTTGATAGCAACCCTGCTGTAGATACAGCAGAATCTACTGCCAATCTTAAAGAAAACCTATTCAATGTTGATCCAGGAGATCTGCCCAACTACGATGGTGCTGAACCACCACACCTTAATGCTGTTCAGCATGATGAAATAACCAGTTCAAGTGGAAGTGTTACTTTTGGTTTTAGCGAAACCTATTCTAGTTCAGGTGCTGATAACGAGACTGAAATTGTTAGTGTTGTGGTCAGTCCCGAGTCAAATAACACGATTTCAGATCATAAGTTTTTCAATGAAGCTGTTGAAGAAAATATTCTGTCAGCTTCAGAGAAAGAAAGCCTTGATCTGAACAAAATTCCACAGGTCTCTGCTGAGGGAAATGAGCCATCCCTCGAAGAGTGGAGCATTCCTGGAAATGATGTGTTTGAAGAATCACCTGTTTTATTATCAGCCAATGCACTGGTAGATGAGAAGGTTATGAATGATAATTATGAGGTTGATGAAGTTAAATCTGAATCTCCAAATTTTAGATCCTTTTTCTCTGTTCCTGGTATTCCCGCTCCATCAGTAGTTTCTGCAAATGCACAAGTGTTTCCTGGAAAGGTTTTAGTTCCTGCAGCTGTTGATCAAGTCCAGGGGCAAGCACTAGCTGCACTACAAGTTTTAAAG GTCATTGAGCCTGATGTTCAACCTAGTGATTTATGTACTCGTCGAGAATATGCTCGCTGGTTGGTGTCTGCTAGCAGCACTCTTTCAAG GAGCACTGTTTCGAAAGTGTATCCGGCCATGTACATAGACAATGTTACTGAGCTTGCATTTGACGATGTCACCCCGGACGATCCTGATTTTTCTACCATTCAAG GCTTGGCAGAAGCTGGACTTATTGAGAGCAGGCTTTCAAGACAAGATATACAATTGTCTGGTGATGAAGATGATAGTCCATTTTACTTCTCCCCTGGAAG TCCTTTATCGCGTCAAGATCTTGTCAGTTGGAAAATGGCCCTGGAGAAAAGACAGCTTCCAGAAGCTGACAGAAAG ACACTGTACCAACTTTCTGGTTTTCTGGACACTGATAAGATACATCCTAATGCATGCCCTGCCCTAGTAGCTGATCTATCTGCTGGCGAGCATGGAATAATAGCTCTTGCTTTTG GTTATACAAGATTGTTCCAGCCAGATAAGCCAGTTACAAAAGCTCAAGCAGCTATGGCTCTAGCTACTGGAGAAGCTTCTGAAATAGTTAGTGAAGAGCTTGCACGCATCGAAGCAGAATCTATTGCTGAAAATGCTGTTGCTGCTCATAGTGCTTTAGTAGCTCAGGTAGAGAAGGATATCAATGCAAGTTTTGAGCAGGAGCTTTTATTAGAGAGGGAAAAGATCAATGCTGTTGAAAAAATGGCTGAGCAGGCAAGACTCGAGTTAGAAAGGTTAAGAGCTGAGAGAGAAGAGGATAACCTTGCATTGACAAAGGAGCGTGCTGCTATTGACTCAGAAATGGAGGTTTTTTCAAAGTTAAGGCATGAGGTTGAGGATCAATTACAAATCCTTATGAATGACAAGGTAGAAATAGCACATGAAAAAGAGAGGATTAACAAACTCCGGGAACAAGCAGAAGTTGAAAACAAGGAGATTGCTCGTTTACAATATGAGCTAGAGGTAGAACGTAAAGCCCTGTCTATGGCCAG GGCTTGGGCAGAGGATGAGGCCAAACGAGTGAGAGAGCAAGCAATAGCCTTAGAGGAGGCTAGAGATCGTTGGGAGAGGCATGGGATCAAAGTGGTAGTTGACGATGACCTCCGCAAGGAGGCCTCCGCTGGAGTTACATGGCTCAATGCCTCAGAGCAGATTTCGGTTCAAGGAACAGTCGACAGGGCCGAGAACTTATTGGACAAGCTCAAACTAATGGCATCAGATATCAGAGGAAAATCTAGAGACATACTTGACAAAATCATTCACCTGGTCTCccaatttatatcaaaattgagGGAATGGGCATCCAGAACAGGAAAACAAGCTGAAGAATTTGGAGAAGCTTCCATATCAAAGGTAGGTAAGTCAGCCAGTGAGTTGCAACAAAGTGCTATTGAAGTTGGATTTGGTATCAAAGAAGGTGCAAAGCGTGTTGCTGGTGATTGTAGAGAAGGGGTTGAGAAAATCACTCAAAAATTCACACAGAAGTTCAAGACCTGA
- the LOC106772249 gene encoding uncharacterized protein LOC106772249 isoform X1, producing the protein MASFTCSPTSLQLRLAFAAPKFPLTPHLRMRNLKMNRVRPLRAERDGAASEWTGSGLNLDGFSGWSDTDAEQQNDKKESYGGVVGVGLAGVLLLSGLTFAALSLGKQTGSRPEQHMKPLTTQQEEVLSSDDHNNETTEQTNVDKVEQGNDKIEGQIDMSNDYSSSESGNIYRDYSIVDDSDIGSQSIYDSKNPSVDVDDATKHIFVQEDLRHESAFDNKLVFASKSPVSLESENTVDSFNANGFRDFDSNPAVDTAESTANLKENLFNVDPGDLPNYDGAEPPHLNAVQHDEITSSSGSVTFGFSETYSSSGADNETEIVSVVVSPESNNTISDHKFFNEAVEENILSASEKESLDLNKIPQVSAEGNEPSLEEWSIPGNDVFEESPVLLSANALVDEKVMNDNYEVDEVKSESPNFRSFFSVPGIPAPSVVSANAQVFPGKVLVPAAVDQVQGQALAALQVLKVIEPDVQPSDLCTRREYARWLVSASSTLSRSTVSKVYPAMYIDNVTELAFDDVTPDDPDFSTIQGLAEAGLIESRLSRQDIQLSGDEDDSPFYFSPGSPLSRQDLVSWKMALEKRQLPEADRKTLYQLSGFLDTDKIHPNACPALVADLSAGEHGIIALAFGYTRLFQPDKPVTKAQAAMALATGEASEIVSEELARIEAESIAENAVAAHSALVAQVEKDINASFEQELLLEREKINAVEKMAEQARLELERLRAEREEDNLALTKERAAIDSEMEVFSKLRHEVEDQLQILMNDKVEIAHEKERINKLREQAEVENKEIARLQYELEVERKALSMARAWAEDEAKRVREQAIALEEARDRWERHGIKVVVDDDLRKEASAGVTWLNASEQISVQGTVDRAENLLDKLKLMASDIRGKSRDILDKIIHLVSQFISKLREWASRTGKQAEEFGEASISKVGKSASELQQSAIEVGFGIKEGAKRVAGDCREGVEKITQKFTQKFKT; encoded by the exons ATGGCTTCCTTCACGTGCTCCCCCACCTCCCTCCAGCTTCGATTGGCCTTCGCCGCACCCAAATTCCCCCTTACCCCGCACTTGCGAATGCGCAACCTCAAAATGAATCGCGTTCGCCCTCTACGCGCCGAGCGGGACGGTGCCGCCTCGGAGTGGACTGGGTCCGGGCTAAACCTCGACGGCTTCTCCGGCTGGTCCGACACCGACGCCGAGCAACAGAACGACAAGAAGGAGTCCTATGGAG GAGTTGTGGGAGTAGGATTGGCTGGAGTGCTTCTCCTTTCAGGGCTTACCTTTGCTGCCTTATCTCTGGGCAAACAAACCGGTTCCA GACCAGAGCAGCACATGAAGCCCTTGACTACCCAGCAGGAGGAAGTTTTGTCTTCTGATGATCATAATAATGAAACAACAGAACAAACAAATGTTGATAAGGTGGAGCAAGGAAATGATAAAATAGAAGGTCAGATAGATATGTCCAATGATTATTCATCTTCTGAGTCGGGTAATATTTACCGTGACTATAGTATTGTTGATGATTCTGATATAGGATCCCAGTCGATATATGATAGTAAAAACCCCTccgttgatgttgatgatgccACTAAACATATATTTGTTCAAGAAGACTTACGGCATGAGTCAGCTTTTGATAACAAGTTAGTTTTTGCCAGTAAAAGCCCAGTCTCACTTGAATCTGAAAATACTGTTGATTCTTTTAATGCTAATGGATTTAGAGATTTTGATAGCAACCCTGCTGTAGATACAGCAGAATCTACTGCCAATCTTAAAGAAAACCTATTCAATGTTGATCCAGGAGATCTGCCCAACTACGATGGTGCTGAACCACCACACCTTAATGCTGTTCAGCATGATGAAATAACCAGTTCAAGTGGAAGTGTTACTTTTGGTTTTAGCGAAACCTATTCTAGTTCAGGTGCTGATAACGAGACTGAAATTGTTAGTGTTGTGGTCAGTCCCGAGTCAAATAACACGATTTCAGATCATAAGTTTTTCAATGAAGCTGTTGAAGAAAATATTCTGTCAGCTTCAGAGAAAGAAAGCCTTGATCTGAACAAAATTCCACAGGTCTCTGCTGAGGGAAATGAGCCATCCCTCGAAGAGTGGAGCATTCCTGGAAATGATGTGTTTGAAGAATCACCTGTTTTATTATCAGCCAATGCACTGGTAGATGAGAAGGTTATGAATGATAATTATGAGGTTGATGAAGTTAAATCTGAATCTCCAAATTTTAGATCCTTTTTCTCTGTTCCTGGTATTCCCGCTCCATCAGTAGTTTCTGCAAATGCACAAGTGTTTCCTGGAAAGGTTTTAGTTCCTGCAGCTGTTGATCAAGTCCAGGGGCAAGCACTAGCTGCACTACAAGTTTTAAAG GTCATTGAGCCTGATGTTCAACCTAGTGATTTATGTACTCGTCGAGAATATGCTCGCTGGTTGGTGTCTGCTAGCAGCACTCTTTCAAG GAGCACTGTTTCGAAAGTGTATCCGGCCATGTACATAGACAATGTTACTGAGCTTGCATTTGACGATGTCACCCCGGACGATCCTGATTTTTCTACCATTCAAG GCTTGGCAGAAGCTGGACTTATTGAGAGCAGGCTTTCAAGACAAGATATACAATTGTCTGGTGATGAAGATGATAGTCCATTTTACTTCTCCCCTGGAAG TCCTTTATCGCGTCAAGATCTTGTCAGTTGGAAAATGGCCCTGGAGAAAAGACAGCTTCCAGAAGCTGACAGAAAG ACACTGTACCAACTTTCTGGTTTTCTGGACACTGATAAGATACATCCTAATGCATGCCCTGCCCTAGTAGCTGATCTATCTGCTGGCGAGCATGGAATAATAGCTCTTGCTTTTG GTTATACAAGATTGTTCCAGCCAGATAAGCCAGTTACAAAAGCTCAAGCAGCTATGGCTCTAGCTACTGGAGAAGCTTCTGAAATAGTTAGTGAAGAGCTTGCACGCATCGAAGCAGAATCTATTGCTGAAAATGCTGTTGCTGCTCATAGTGCTTTAGTAGCTCAGGTAGAGAAGGATATCAATGCAAGTTTTGAGCAGGAGCTTTTATTAGAGAGGGAAAAGATCAATGCTGTTGAAAAAATGGCTGAGCAGGCAAGACTCGAGTTAGAAAGGTTAAGAGCTGAGAGAGAAGAGGATAACCTTGCATTGACAAAGGAGCGTGCTGCTATTGACTCAGAAATGGAGGTTTTTTCAAAGTTAAGGCATGAGGTTGAGGATCAATTACAAATCCTTATGAATGACAAGGTAGAAATAGCACATGAAAAAGAGAGGATTAACAAACTCCGGGAACAAGCAGAAGTTGAAAACAAGGAGATTGCTCGTTTACAATATGAGCTAGAGGTAGAACGTAAAGCCCTGTCTATGGCCAG GGCTTGGGCAGAGGATGAGGCCAAACGAGTGAGAGAGCAAGCAATAGCCTTAGAGGAGGCTAGAGATCGTTGGGAGAGGCATGGGATCAAAGTGGTAGTTGACGATGACCTCCGCAAGGAGGCCTCCGCTGGAGTTACATGGCTCAATGCCTCAGAGCAGATTTCGGTTCAAGGAACAGTCGACAGGGCCGAGAACTTATTGGACAAGCTCAAACTAATGGCATCAGATATCAGAGGAAAATCTAGAGACATACTTGACAAAATCATTCACCTGGTCTCccaatttatatcaaaattgagGGAATGGGCATCCAGAACAGGAAAACAAGCTGAAGAATTTGGAGAAGCTTCCATATCAAAGGTAGGTAAGTCAGCCAGTGAGTTGCAACAAAGTGCTATTGAAGTTGGATTTGGTATCAAAGAAGGTGCAAAGCGTGTTGCTGGTGATTGTAGAGAAGGGGTTGAGAAAATCACTCAAAAATTCACACAGAAGTTCAAGACCTGA
- the LOC106772249 gene encoding uncharacterized protein LOC106772249 isoform X4: MASFTCSPTSLQLRLAFAAPKFPLTPHLRMRNLKMNRVRPLRAERDGAASEWTGSGLNLDGFSGWSDTDAEQQNDKKESYGGVVGVGLAGVLLLSGLTFAALSLGKQTGSRPEQHMKPLTTQQEEVLSSDDHNNETTEQTNVDKVEQGNDKIEGDLPNYDGAEPPHLNAVQHDEITSSSGSVTFGFSETYSSSGADNETEIVSVVVSPESNNTISDHKFFNEAVEENILSASEKESLDLNKIPQVSAEGNEPSLEEWSIPGNDVFEESPVLLSANALVDEKVMNDNYEVDEVKSESPNFRSFFSVPGIPAPSVVSANAQVFPGKVLVPAAVDQVQGQALAALQVLKVIEPDVQPSDLCTRREYARWLVSASSTLSRSTVSKVYPAMYIDNVTELAFDDVTPDDPDFSTIQGLAEAGLIESRLSRQDIQLSGDEDDSPFYFSPGSPLSRQDLVSWKMALEKRQLPEADRKTLYQLSGFLDTDKIHPNACPALVADLSAGEHGIIALAFGYTRLFQPDKPVTKAQAAMALATGEASEIVSEELARIEAESIAENAVAAHSALVAQVEKDINASFEQELLLEREKINAVEKMAEQARLELERLRAEREEDNLALTKERAAIDSEMEVFSKLRHEVEDQLQILMNDKVEIAHEKERINKLREQAEVENKEIARLQYELEVERKALSMARAWAEDEAKRVREQAIALEEARDRWERHGIKVVVDDDLRKEASAGVTWLNASEQISVQGTVDRAENLLDKLKLMASDIRGKSRDILDKIIHLVSQFISKLREWASRTGKQAEEFGEASISKVGKSASELQQSAIEVGFGIKEGAKRVAGDCREGVEKITQKFTQKFKT, encoded by the exons ATGGCTTCCTTCACGTGCTCCCCCACCTCCCTCCAGCTTCGATTGGCCTTCGCCGCACCCAAATTCCCCCTTACCCCGCACTTGCGAATGCGCAACCTCAAAATGAATCGCGTTCGCCCTCTACGCGCCGAGCGGGACGGTGCCGCCTCGGAGTGGACTGGGTCCGGGCTAAACCTCGACGGCTTCTCCGGCTGGTCCGACACCGACGCCGAGCAACAGAACGACAAGAAGGAGTCCTATGGAG GAGTTGTGGGAGTAGGATTGGCTGGAGTGCTTCTCCTTTCAGGGCTTACCTTTGCTGCCTTATCTCTGGGCAAACAAACCGGTTCCA GACCAGAGCAGCACATGAAGCCCTTGACTACCCAGCAGGAGGAAGTTTTGTCTTCTGATGATCATAATAATGAAACAACAGAACAAACAAATGTTGATAAGGTGGAGCAAGGAAATGATAAAATAGAAG GAGATCTGCCCAACTACGATGGTGCTGAACCACCACACCTTAATGCTGTTCAGCATGATGAAATAACCAGTTCAAGTGGAAGTGTTACTTTTGGTTTTAGCGAAACCTATTCTAGTTCAGGTGCTGATAACGAGACTGAAATTGTTAGTGTTGTGGTCAGTCCCGAGTCAAATAACACGATTTCAGATCATAAGTTTTTCAATGAAGCTGTTGAAGAAAATATTCTGTCAGCTTCAGAGAAAGAAAGCCTTGATCTGAACAAAATTCCACAGGTCTCTGCTGAGGGAAATGAGCCATCCCTCGAAGAGTGGAGCATTCCTGGAAATGATGTGTTTGAAGAATCACCTGTTTTATTATCAGCCAATGCACTGGTAGATGAGAAGGTTATGAATGATAATTATGAGGTTGATGAAGTTAAATCTGAATCTCCAAATTTTAGATCCTTTTTCTCTGTTCCTGGTATTCCCGCTCCATCAGTAGTTTCTGCAAATGCACAAGTGTTTCCTGGAAAGGTTTTAGTTCCTGCAGCTGTTGATCAAGTCCAGGGGCAAGCACTAGCTGCACTACAAGTTTTAAAG GTCATTGAGCCTGATGTTCAACCTAGTGATTTATGTACTCGTCGAGAATATGCTCGCTGGTTGGTGTCTGCTAGCAGCACTCTTTCAAG GAGCACTGTTTCGAAAGTGTATCCGGCCATGTACATAGACAATGTTACTGAGCTTGCATTTGACGATGTCACCCCGGACGATCCTGATTTTTCTACCATTCAAG GCTTGGCAGAAGCTGGACTTATTGAGAGCAGGCTTTCAAGACAAGATATACAATTGTCTGGTGATGAAGATGATAGTCCATTTTACTTCTCCCCTGGAAG TCCTTTATCGCGTCAAGATCTTGTCAGTTGGAAAATGGCCCTGGAGAAAAGACAGCTTCCAGAAGCTGACAGAAAG ACACTGTACCAACTTTCTGGTTTTCTGGACACTGATAAGATACATCCTAATGCATGCCCTGCCCTAGTAGCTGATCTATCTGCTGGCGAGCATGGAATAATAGCTCTTGCTTTTG GTTATACAAGATTGTTCCAGCCAGATAAGCCAGTTACAAAAGCTCAAGCAGCTATGGCTCTAGCTACTGGAGAAGCTTCTGAAATAGTTAGTGAAGAGCTTGCACGCATCGAAGCAGAATCTATTGCTGAAAATGCTGTTGCTGCTCATAGTGCTTTAGTAGCTCAGGTAGAGAAGGATATCAATGCAAGTTTTGAGCAGGAGCTTTTATTAGAGAGGGAAAAGATCAATGCTGTTGAAAAAATGGCTGAGCAGGCAAGACTCGAGTTAGAAAGGTTAAGAGCTGAGAGAGAAGAGGATAACCTTGCATTGACAAAGGAGCGTGCTGCTATTGACTCAGAAATGGAGGTTTTTTCAAAGTTAAGGCATGAGGTTGAGGATCAATTACAAATCCTTATGAATGACAAGGTAGAAATAGCACATGAAAAAGAGAGGATTAACAAACTCCGGGAACAAGCAGAAGTTGAAAACAAGGAGATTGCTCGTTTACAATATGAGCTAGAGGTAGAACGTAAAGCCCTGTCTATGGCCAG GGCTTGGGCAGAGGATGAGGCCAAACGAGTGAGAGAGCAAGCAATAGCCTTAGAGGAGGCTAGAGATCGTTGGGAGAGGCATGGGATCAAAGTGGTAGTTGACGATGACCTCCGCAAGGAGGCCTCCGCTGGAGTTACATGGCTCAATGCCTCAGAGCAGATTTCGGTTCAAGGAACAGTCGACAGGGCCGAGAACTTATTGGACAAGCTCAAACTAATGGCATCAGATATCAGAGGAAAATCTAGAGACATACTTGACAAAATCATTCACCTGGTCTCccaatttatatcaaaattgagGGAATGGGCATCCAGAACAGGAAAACAAGCTGAAGAATTTGGAGAAGCTTCCATATCAAAGGTAGGTAAGTCAGCCAGTGAGTTGCAACAAAGTGCTATTGAAGTTGGATTTGGTATCAAAGAAGGTGCAAAGCGTGTTGCTGGTGATTGTAGAGAAGGGGTTGAGAAAATCACTCAAAAATTCACACAGAAGTTCAAGACCTGA
- the LOC106772249 gene encoding uncharacterized protein LOC106772249 isoform X3, whose product MASFTCSPTSLQLRLAFAAPKFPLTPHLRMRNLKMNRVRPLRAERDGAASEWTGSGLNLDGFSGWSDTDAEQQNDKKESYGGVVGVGLAGVLLLSGLTFAALSLGKQTGSRPEQHMKPLTTQQEEVLSSDDHNNETTEQTNVDKVEQGNDKIEGQIDMSNDYSSSESGDLPNYDGAEPPHLNAVQHDEITSSSGSVTFGFSETYSSSGADNETEIVSVVVSPESNNTISDHKFFNEAVEENILSASEKESLDLNKIPQVSAEGNEPSLEEWSIPGNDVFEESPVLLSANALVDEKVMNDNYEVDEVKSESPNFRSFFSVPGIPAPSVVSANAQVFPGKVLVPAAVDQVQGQALAALQVLKVIEPDVQPSDLCTRREYARWLVSASSTLSRSTVSKVYPAMYIDNVTELAFDDVTPDDPDFSTIQGLAEAGLIESRLSRQDIQLSGDEDDSPFYFSPGSPLSRQDLVSWKMALEKRQLPEADRKTLYQLSGFLDTDKIHPNACPALVADLSAGEHGIIALAFGYTRLFQPDKPVTKAQAAMALATGEASEIVSEELARIEAESIAENAVAAHSALVAQVEKDINASFEQELLLEREKINAVEKMAEQARLELERLRAEREEDNLALTKERAAIDSEMEVFSKLRHEVEDQLQILMNDKVEIAHEKERINKLREQAEVENKEIARLQYELEVERKALSMARAWAEDEAKRVREQAIALEEARDRWERHGIKVVVDDDLRKEASAGVTWLNASEQISVQGTVDRAENLLDKLKLMASDIRGKSRDILDKIIHLVSQFISKLREWASRTGKQAEEFGEASISKVGKSASELQQSAIEVGFGIKEGAKRVAGDCREGVEKITQKFTQKFKT is encoded by the exons ATGGCTTCCTTCACGTGCTCCCCCACCTCCCTCCAGCTTCGATTGGCCTTCGCCGCACCCAAATTCCCCCTTACCCCGCACTTGCGAATGCGCAACCTCAAAATGAATCGCGTTCGCCCTCTACGCGCCGAGCGGGACGGTGCCGCCTCGGAGTGGACTGGGTCCGGGCTAAACCTCGACGGCTTCTCCGGCTGGTCCGACACCGACGCCGAGCAACAGAACGACAAGAAGGAGTCCTATGGAG GAGTTGTGGGAGTAGGATTGGCTGGAGTGCTTCTCCTTTCAGGGCTTACCTTTGCTGCCTTATCTCTGGGCAAACAAACCGGTTCCA GACCAGAGCAGCACATGAAGCCCTTGACTACCCAGCAGGAGGAAGTTTTGTCTTCTGATGATCATAATAATGAAACAACAGAACAAACAAATGTTGATAAGGTGGAGCAAGGAAATGATAAAATAGAAGGTCAGATAGATATGTCCAATGATTATTCATCTTCTGAGTCGG GAGATCTGCCCAACTACGATGGTGCTGAACCACCACACCTTAATGCTGTTCAGCATGATGAAATAACCAGTTCAAGTGGAAGTGTTACTTTTGGTTTTAGCGAAACCTATTCTAGTTCAGGTGCTGATAACGAGACTGAAATTGTTAGTGTTGTGGTCAGTCCCGAGTCAAATAACACGATTTCAGATCATAAGTTTTTCAATGAAGCTGTTGAAGAAAATATTCTGTCAGCTTCAGAGAAAGAAAGCCTTGATCTGAACAAAATTCCACAGGTCTCTGCTGAGGGAAATGAGCCATCCCTCGAAGAGTGGAGCATTCCTGGAAATGATGTGTTTGAAGAATCACCTGTTTTATTATCAGCCAATGCACTGGTAGATGAGAAGGTTATGAATGATAATTATGAGGTTGATGAAGTTAAATCTGAATCTCCAAATTTTAGATCCTTTTTCTCTGTTCCTGGTATTCCCGCTCCATCAGTAGTTTCTGCAAATGCACAAGTGTTTCCTGGAAAGGTTTTAGTTCCTGCAGCTGTTGATCAAGTCCAGGGGCAAGCACTAGCTGCACTACAAGTTTTAAAG GTCATTGAGCCTGATGTTCAACCTAGTGATTTATGTACTCGTCGAGAATATGCTCGCTGGTTGGTGTCTGCTAGCAGCACTCTTTCAAG GAGCACTGTTTCGAAAGTGTATCCGGCCATGTACATAGACAATGTTACTGAGCTTGCATTTGACGATGTCACCCCGGACGATCCTGATTTTTCTACCATTCAAG GCTTGGCAGAAGCTGGACTTATTGAGAGCAGGCTTTCAAGACAAGATATACAATTGTCTGGTGATGAAGATGATAGTCCATTTTACTTCTCCCCTGGAAG TCCTTTATCGCGTCAAGATCTTGTCAGTTGGAAAATGGCCCTGGAGAAAAGACAGCTTCCAGAAGCTGACAGAAAG ACACTGTACCAACTTTCTGGTTTTCTGGACACTGATAAGATACATCCTAATGCATGCCCTGCCCTAGTAGCTGATCTATCTGCTGGCGAGCATGGAATAATAGCTCTTGCTTTTG GTTATACAAGATTGTTCCAGCCAGATAAGCCAGTTACAAAAGCTCAAGCAGCTATGGCTCTAGCTACTGGAGAAGCTTCTGAAATAGTTAGTGAAGAGCTTGCACGCATCGAAGCAGAATCTATTGCTGAAAATGCTGTTGCTGCTCATAGTGCTTTAGTAGCTCAGGTAGAGAAGGATATCAATGCAAGTTTTGAGCAGGAGCTTTTATTAGAGAGGGAAAAGATCAATGCTGTTGAAAAAATGGCTGAGCAGGCAAGACTCGAGTTAGAAAGGTTAAGAGCTGAGAGAGAAGAGGATAACCTTGCATTGACAAAGGAGCGTGCTGCTATTGACTCAGAAATGGAGGTTTTTTCAAAGTTAAGGCATGAGGTTGAGGATCAATTACAAATCCTTATGAATGACAAGGTAGAAATAGCACATGAAAAAGAGAGGATTAACAAACTCCGGGAACAAGCAGAAGTTGAAAACAAGGAGATTGCTCGTTTACAATATGAGCTAGAGGTAGAACGTAAAGCCCTGTCTATGGCCAG GGCTTGGGCAGAGGATGAGGCCAAACGAGTGAGAGAGCAAGCAATAGCCTTAGAGGAGGCTAGAGATCGTTGGGAGAGGCATGGGATCAAAGTGGTAGTTGACGATGACCTCCGCAAGGAGGCCTCCGCTGGAGTTACATGGCTCAATGCCTCAGAGCAGATTTCGGTTCAAGGAACAGTCGACAGGGCCGAGAACTTATTGGACAAGCTCAAACTAATGGCATCAGATATCAGAGGAAAATCTAGAGACATACTTGACAAAATCATTCACCTGGTCTCccaatttatatcaaaattgagGGAATGGGCATCCAGAACAGGAAAACAAGCTGAAGAATTTGGAGAAGCTTCCATATCAAAGGTAGGTAAGTCAGCCAGTGAGTTGCAACAAAGTGCTATTGAAGTTGGATTTGGTATCAAAGAAGGTGCAAAGCGTGTTGCTGGTGATTGTAGAGAAGGGGTTGAGAAAATCACTCAAAAATTCACACAGAAGTTCAAGACCTGA